One part of the Solanum dulcamara chromosome 8, daSolDulc1.2, whole genome shotgun sequence genome encodes these proteins:
- the LOC129901640 gene encoding uncharacterized protein LOC129901640, translating to MGSKKCEVCDEAKSKYKCPSCFIPYCSLVCFRKHKEIPCGKPKPEPYAEPASEEKLAPAPALHVEKPIYVDEPSEALNQSQLESIASSTEIVEATRNKELQKLINNLDSSLDAENELDKAMEKEEFRILSEKILSIISQ from the exons ATGGGATCCAAAAAATGTGAAGTATGTGATGAAGCAAAGTCGAAATACAAGTGTCCCAGCTGCTTCATACCCTA TTGTTCTTTGGTCTGTTTCAGGAAGCATAAAG AAATTCCATGTGGAAAACCAAAACCGGAACCATATGCAGAACCAGCTTCTGAGGAAAAACTTG CTCCTGCTCCAGCATTGCATGTGGAGAAGCCAATCTATGTTGATGAGCCAAGCGAAGCGCTGAATCAGTCACAACTAGAGTCTATAG CTTCTTCCACTGAAATTGTTGAGGCTACGAGGAACAAAGAGCTtcaaaaactcataaacaacctgGATTCTTCATTGGATGCAGAGAAT GAACTTGACAAGGCAATGGAAAAGGAAGAATTCCGCATACTCAGTGAAAAG ATTTTGTCCATAATTAGTCAATAA